Proteins found in one Nocardia brasiliensis ATCC 700358 genomic segment:
- a CDS encoding crotonase/enoyl-CoA hydratase family protein, whose product MTEKILVERRDAVTVLTVNRPEARNAIDLATALAIESAVDAFEDDPAARVLVLTGAGGTFSAGMDLVAASKGEMPMTQRRGPLGIAAKPPAKPMISAVEGFALAGGFELALSGDLIVAASDAQFGIPEVKRGLVAAGGGVLRLTQRLPRSMAAELALTGGRVGAERLYQLGLVNRITEPGGALAVALELAAEIADAAPLAVAASKRIIDESPDWSVAEAFAKQGEIALPALFSKDAAEGALAFAQKRAPQWQGR is encoded by the coding sequence ATGACCGAAAAGATCTTGGTGGAGCGGCGTGACGCCGTCACCGTGCTCACCGTCAACCGCCCCGAGGCCCGCAACGCCATCGACCTCGCGACCGCGCTGGCGATCGAGTCCGCCGTCGACGCGTTCGAAGACGACCCGGCGGCGCGCGTGCTCGTGCTCACCGGCGCGGGTGGAACCTTCAGCGCCGGAATGGATCTCGTCGCCGCATCGAAGGGTGAGATGCCGATGACGCAGCGGCGCGGCCCGCTCGGCATCGCCGCGAAACCGCCGGCCAAGCCGATGATCTCGGCGGTCGAGGGGTTCGCGCTGGCCGGTGGTTTCGAACTCGCCCTCTCCGGCGACCTGATCGTCGCCGCGAGCGACGCGCAGTTCGGCATCCCGGAGGTCAAGCGCGGGCTGGTCGCCGCGGGCGGCGGCGTGCTGCGGCTGACCCAGCGGCTGCCGCGCAGCATGGCCGCCGAACTCGCGTTGACCGGTGGCCGGGTCGGTGCCGAGCGGCTGTACCAGCTCGGACTGGTCAACCGGATCACCGAGCCCGGTGGCGCGTTGGCGGTGGCGCTGGAGCTTGCGGCCGAAATCGCCGACGCGGCACCGCTGGCCGTCGCGGCGAGCAAGCGCATCATCGACGAGTCGCCCGATTGGTCGGTCGCCGAGGCCTTCGCCAAACAGGGCGAGATCGCTTTGCCCGCACTGTTTTCCAAGGACGCCGCCGAAGGCGCGCTGGCCTTCGCGCAGAAGCGTGCACCGCAGTGGCAGGGCCGCTGA
- a CDS encoding thiolase C-terminal domain-containing protein produces MLPAGIDPRTPVLVGAGQVVHRNGEPGLPGPVELAAESLRRAGADSGTGDRLLRGADLIAAAAPVSRPYPDLGALVAAELGADPKRTMQSVRFGGDAPQRLLNTVAQAIADGQSEVALITGAEAVAAWNSATRAGATLDWPEQPDDVQPTDLVGSDRAPNSDMETAAGMWGPVYFYALMETALRHRLGLSVEAHRARIGGLWSRLSAVAARNPYAWQPESHDATDLVTPGATNRLVSTPYPKLLVANLSVNLGAGLIVCSAAAADAAGVPRERWVFPHGGATATDEWFVTERADMSVSPAIAAAGRAALGAAGIGIEDVAHIDLYSCFPVAVQVAAEALGLPIDDPARPLSVTGGLTFAGGPGNNYSTHSIATMVGLLREDPQAYGLATALGWYITKHGVGVYSAKPPAGLFRSLEAEVPAARRAAAPGYTGPATVEAYTVAYRKGPAPAHLDEPEAVVVSALNPAGARILVRTSAADTVAAFTEGDPLGAAVQITAADALTLTEGTAR; encoded by the coding sequence ATGCTGCCAGCGGGAATTGATCCCCGAACGCCGGTGCTCGTCGGCGCCGGGCAGGTCGTACACCGGAACGGCGAACCCGGCCTGCCGGGTCCGGTCGAGCTCGCGGCCGAATCGCTGCGCCGTGCGGGCGCCGACAGCGGCACCGGCGATCGGCTCCTGCGCGGCGCGGACCTGATTGCGGCCGCGGCCCCGGTCAGCAGGCCGTACCCGGATCTCGGCGCACTGGTCGCCGCCGAACTCGGCGCCGACCCGAAGCGGACGATGCAGTCCGTGCGCTTCGGCGGCGATGCGCCCCAGCGCCTGCTCAACACCGTCGCCCAGGCCATCGCGGACGGGCAGTCCGAGGTCGCGCTGATCACCGGCGCCGAGGCGGTGGCGGCGTGGAACAGTGCGACCCGTGCGGGCGCCACCCTGGATTGGCCGGAGCAGCCGGACGACGTGCAGCCGACCGACCTCGTCGGCTCCGATCGGGCACCCAATTCCGACATGGAAACCGCCGCCGGGATGTGGGGGCCGGTGTACTTCTACGCCCTGATGGAGACCGCGCTGCGCCATCGGCTCGGGCTCAGCGTGGAGGCGCACCGGGCCCGGATCGGCGGGCTGTGGTCGCGGCTGTCCGCCGTCGCGGCGCGCAATCCTTATGCGTGGCAACCGGAATCGCACGACGCGACCGATCTGGTGACACCGGGCGCGACCAATCGGCTGGTCTCGACGCCGTATCCGAAGCTGCTGGTCGCGAACCTGTCGGTGAATCTCGGCGCGGGCTTGATCGTGTGCAGTGCGGCCGCCGCCGACGCGGCCGGGGTGCCGCGGGAGCGCTGGGTGTTCCCGCACGGCGGGGCCACCGCCACCGACGAATGGTTCGTCACCGAGCGCGCGGACATGTCGGTGTCGCCCGCGATCGCCGCGGCGGGGCGGGCGGCGCTCGGCGCGGCCGGCATCGGCATCGAGGACGTCGCGCACATCGATCTCTACTCCTGCTTCCCGGTCGCGGTGCAGGTCGCGGCCGAGGCGCTCGGCCTGCCGATCGATGATCCGGCGCGGCCGCTCTCGGTCACCGGCGGGCTCACCTTCGCGGGCGGGCCGGGCAACAACTACAGCACGCATTCGATCGCGACCATGGTCGGCCTGCTGCGCGAGGACCCGCAGGCCTATGGCCTGGCGACCGCGCTCGGCTGGTACATCACCAAACACGGCGTCGGCGTGTACTCGGCGAAACCGCCTGCGGGACTGTTCCGTTCGCTGGAAGCCGAGGTGCCCGCTGCCCGGCGCGCCGCGGCTCCGGGGTATACCGGTCCGGCGACCGTCGAGGCCTACACCGTGGCCTACCGCAAGGGGCCTGCTCCCGCCCATCTCGACGAACCCGAGGCCGTCGTGGTGAGCGCCTTGAACCCGGCCGGTGCCCGCATACTGGTCCGGACCTCCGCCGCCGACACTGTCGCGGCGTTCACCGAGGGCGACCCACTGGGCGCCGCCGTGCAAATCACTGCCGCTGATGCGCTCACGCTCACCGAAGGGACTGCCCGATGA
- a CDS encoding crotonase/enoyl-CoA hydratase family protein: protein MGTHIALRFDGDRAYVSLDRPDKHNGLTIDMLRELIDTAHTIAGRDDVRAVILSGNGPSFSSGLDIAKAAGDPLSIVRAFVPLPWRGTNVFQEACWAWRRLRVPVIAAVHGRCYGGGLQLALAADFRFATPDSEFSVMEAKHGLVPDMTGAATLSRLIGVDQALLLTMTADTVDAAYAERIGLVTEVTADPVAAAEKLADRIATRSPHAVAGAKRLFDKAWHASTRRTFALERATQLPLVIRLAVNRGKSGID from the coding sequence ATGGGCACCCACATCGCGCTGCGCTTCGACGGCGATCGCGCCTACGTCTCCCTCGACCGGCCGGACAAGCACAACGGCCTGACCATCGATATGCTGCGCGAGCTGATCGATACCGCGCACACCATCGCGGGCCGCGACGACGTGCGCGCGGTGATCCTGTCCGGCAACGGCCCCAGTTTCAGCAGCGGCCTCGACATCGCGAAGGCGGCCGGCGATCCGCTGTCCATCGTGCGGGCCTTCGTGCCACTGCCCTGGCGCGGCACCAACGTCTTCCAGGAAGCCTGCTGGGCCTGGCGCAGGCTGCGGGTGCCGGTGATCGCCGCCGTGCACGGCCGCTGCTACGGCGGTGGACTGCAACTCGCGCTGGCCGCCGACTTCCGCTTCGCCACCCCGGATTCGGAGTTCTCGGTGATGGAGGCCAAACACGGCCTGGTGCCCGACATGACCGGCGCGGCCACCCTCTCCCGCCTGATCGGTGTCGACCAGGCACTCCTGCTGACGATGACCGCGGACACCGTCGACGCCGCCTATGCCGAACGGATCGGCCTGGTCACCGAGGTCACCGCGGACCCGGTCGCCGCCGCGGAGAAGCTGGCCGACCGGATCGCGACGCGCTCGCCGCACGCCGTCGCCGGGGCCAAGCGGCTCTTCGACAAGGCGTGGCACGCCTCGACCCGCCGCACCTTCGCCCTCGAGCGGGCCACGCAACTGCCGCTGGTCATCCGGCTGGCCGTCAACCGGGGAAAATCCGGCATCGACTGA
- a CDS encoding DUF4185 domain-containing protein: MNRTVAIVLTALAGVSTLLTTAITPAAANPNTINPIPVLNGSNGLPNLVGRSRAVFQMTGMASPNNTQAYNVLGTDLGIMWDNGKGELLTAFGDTAGVGFPNLLAGSMWSWRSNILMRSHTTNPVNGIYFDSVVRDVFGQARDLIPSPKIPFLEISRIPTAGISVGDVQFMSLMSVRSWDEVGQWSTNFSSLAASGDNGETWGELPATRRPDEGGNGNFQMNAFLKDGGFIYEYGTPSGRNQAAFVARVPEAQITDLSAYEYWDGKEWRRDDVNAAAPIMWGVGELSVMYNAYLGQYISLTTDPFNSVVLRRAAAPTGPWSEPEVLIDTRELPSAYAPSIFPYQTGRDLYYLTTVHSQYNVLLMRTQL, from the coding sequence TTGAACAGAACCGTAGCCATTGTGCTTACCGCGTTGGCGGGTGTTTCAACCTTACTGACTACAGCGATTACCCCCGCCGCCGCCAATCCAAACACCATCAATCCGATTCCGGTACTCAACGGCAGCAACGGTCTGCCCAACCTCGTCGGCCGGTCCCGGGCCGTGTTCCAGATGACCGGCATGGCCAGCCCGAACAACACCCAGGCCTACAACGTGCTCGGCACCGACCTCGGCATCATGTGGGACAACGGCAAGGGCGAGCTGCTCACCGCGTTCGGCGACACCGCGGGCGTCGGATTTCCCAACCTGCTGGCCGGCAGCATGTGGTCGTGGCGCTCCAACATCCTGATGCGCAGCCACACGACCAACCCGGTCAACGGCATATATTTCGACAGTGTCGTGCGCGATGTTTTCGGTCAGGCGCGCGATCTGATCCCCAGCCCGAAAATTCCGTTTCTGGAGATTAGCCGTATTCCTACCGCGGGCATTTCGGTGGGCGATGTCCAATTCATGAGCCTGATGTCGGTCCGGAGTTGGGACGAGGTCGGGCAGTGGAGCACCAACTTCTCCAGCCTCGCCGCCTCCGGCGACAACGGGGAAACCTGGGGCGAGCTGCCCGCCACCCGGCGACCCGACGAGGGCGGCAACGGCAACTTCCAGATGAACGCCTTCCTGAAGGACGGCGGGTTCATCTACGAGTACGGCACACCGTCCGGCCGCAACCAGGCGGCGTTCGTCGCGCGCGTCCCGGAAGCCCAGATCACCGACCTCAGCGCGTACGAATACTGGGACGGCAAGGAGTGGCGGCGCGACGACGTGAACGCGGCCGCACCGATCATGTGGGGCGTCGGCGAGCTGTCGGTGATGTACAACGCGTACCTCGGCCAGTACATCTCGCTCACCACCGACCCGTTCAACTCGGTGGTGCTGCGCCGCGCGGCCGCGCCGACCGGGCCGTGGAGCGAGCCCGAGGTGCTGATCGACACCAGGGAACTGCCGAGCGCGTACGCGCCGTCGATCTTCCCGTATCAGACCGGCCGTGACCTGTACTACCTCACGACCGTGCACAGCCAGTACAACGTGCTGCTCATGCGCACGCAGCTGTAG
- a CDS encoding erythromycin esterase family protein, translated as MGTSAPAVPEWPIVRDWLAANARPISDTAPGYTGPDLTALLDRLGAATVVGLGESTRFSRQIYGLQERIFRALVQRYGFRALAIQDSARSGERWDAYVRAGAGAPETVLAGSWRPWRTAETVAALEWIRAYNKANPDDQVRIFGIEPPRAEPADYDVVLDYVRRVAPDQVAAIDAQLAPIRTAHQVDEHVQRHLGTHPGRPFAEHARAAFELFETSPVAAEYVEARRRARLIVEFHEQSVAGQGGFARDERPAGMRVIEQQRATGAKIVYWDGIAHTAARPLGVGSAEFRSVGSYLRAEFGDGYASVALGFGHGDLGAHRAPEPRPDLVDAALGAVELPGHYLDLRADAPSAVDAWREAPAKLRVISGVYDPAEDDEANITVPSLAGAFDVLVHVRETTPVHWLPDTEIAR; from the coding sequence ATGGGAACCAGCGCACCCGCCGTGCCCGAGTGGCCGATCGTGCGGGACTGGCTCGCCGCCAACGCCCGTCCGATCAGCGACACCGCGCCCGGCTACACCGGTCCCGATCTCACCGCGCTGCTCGACCGGCTCGGCGCGGCCACGGTGGTCGGGCTCGGCGAATCGACCCGATTCTCCCGGCAGATCTACGGGCTCCAGGAACGGATCTTCCGCGCGCTGGTGCAGCGATACGGGTTCCGCGCCTTGGCGATTCAGGACAGCGCCCGCTCCGGCGAACGGTGGGACGCGTACGTGCGGGCGGGCGCGGGGGCTCCCGAAACGGTGCTCGCCGGGTCATGGCGGCCGTGGCGCACCGCGGAAACCGTTGCGGCACTGGAATGGATCCGCGCTTACAACAAAGCGAACCCCGACGATCAGGTGCGGATCTTCGGCATCGAACCGCCGCGGGCCGAGCCGGCGGACTACGACGTCGTGCTGGATTACGTGCGCCGCGTGGCCCCTGACCAGGTGGCCGCCATCGACGCCCAGCTGGCCCCGATCCGCACCGCGCATCAGGTGGACGAGCATGTCCAGCGTCATCTCGGCACCCACCCCGGCCGCCCGTTCGCCGAGCACGCGCGCGCCGCCTTCGAGTTGTTCGAAACCTCACCTGTCGCAGCCGAATACGTCGAAGCCCGGCGGCGCGCCCGGTTGATCGTGGAATTCCACGAGCAGAGCGTCGCCGGACAGGGCGGGTTCGCGCGCGACGAACGCCCCGCGGGTATGCGGGTGATCGAACAGCAGCGCGCCACCGGCGCCAAGATCGTCTACTGGGACGGCATCGCCCACACCGCGGCGCGCCCGCTCGGCGTGGGCAGCGCCGAATTCCGTAGCGTCGGCAGCTATCTGCGCGCGGAGTTCGGTGACGGCTACGCCTCGGTCGCGCTCGGTTTCGGGCACGGTGACCTCGGCGCACATCGCGCGCCCGAGCCGCGGCCCGATCTGGTGGACGCGGCACTCGGCGCGGTCGAGCTGCCCGGCCACTACCTCGACCTGCGCGCGGACGCACCTAGCGCGGTCGACGCGTGGCGTGAGGCTCCGGCGAAGCTGCGCGTGATCAGCGGTGTCTACGACCCGGCCGAGGATGACGAGGCGAACATCACCGTGCCTTCGCTCGCCGGGGCCTTCGACGTGCTGGTGCACGTGCGCGAGACCACGCCCGTGCACTGGTTGCCGGATACCGAGATCGCGAGGTAG
- a CDS encoding class I SAM-dependent methyltransferase, whose protein sequence is MDATEWDERYAQSDLVWGAPPNSTVVEHVFGLERRTPLVPDGDGQVPELPRALDLACGEGRNSLWLATHGWQVYAVDYSQVGVDKGRTIATRLSRSVRSRITWECADVTELEVPGPFELVLMVFLHLPADQRRTVLRHAADLLAPEGTLLVLGHDTTNLTDGYGGPKDPDVLFTPDDVVADLAPAIDDHRLRIRLADRVLRPTEGRDAIDALVIATRPAEPALEPAD, encoded by the coding sequence ATGGATGCGACCGAGTGGGACGAGCGCTATGCCCAATCCGATTTGGTCTGGGGCGCGCCACCGAACAGCACCGTGGTGGAACACGTCTTCGGGCTGGAGCGGCGCACCCCGCTCGTGCCCGACGGCGACGGCCAGGTCCCGGAGCTGCCCCGCGCCCTGGACCTTGCCTGCGGGGAAGGGCGTAATTCGCTCTGGCTCGCCACGCACGGCTGGCAGGTCTACGCCGTAGACTATTCCCAGGTCGGGGTGGACAAGGGCCGCACCATCGCGACCCGGCTGTCCCGCTCGGTGCGCAGCCGGATCACCTGGGAATGCGCCGACGTGACCGAACTCGAGGTCCCGGGCCCGTTCGAACTCGTCCTGATGGTCTTCCTGCACCTGCCCGCCGACCAGCGGCGCACCGTGCTGCGGCACGCGGCCGACCTGCTCGCGCCCGAGGGCACCCTGCTCGTTCTCGGCCACGACACCACCAACCTCACCGACGGATACGGCGGCCCGAAAGACCCGGACGTCCTGTTCACGCCGGACGATGTGGTCGCCGACCTCGCACCCGCCATCGACGACCACCGCCTCCGAATCCGTCTGGCCGACCGCGTCTTACGCCCGACCGAAGGACGCGACGCCATCGACGCGCTCGTCATCGCGACCCGGCCTGCCGAGCCCGCACTCGAGCCCGCCGACTGA
- a CDS encoding S9 family peptidase, protein MQSALIGRLERIAPTVRKPFIRRVTLVAFLVLACVAVGSGPASADVAPIREDVAFQSHGVTLRGTVFVPPAAAGAKRPGIVLVHGAGPGPRDKYLPEAEAFARAGIVTLAFDKRTAGYSLIERDFGLLADDVLAGLAVLRARADVDPARTGLWALSEGAWVAPLAASRSPDVAFLVTIGGSAFDPLRTQTWNLGNQLRHQGISGGLAEAIAGPGAQLMADAGLFPEAGYEPVPVLERSRLPVLALWGVHDTVTPPAESAAVFQQALARAGNQHATIRFVPKAGHTGHRSTDGFDKVGGQIFDGKPLGALDPGYTDVMTSWVWSVARGAAPLSSAEPVPPQVDTSREPSSGAWYDTAVVRYGALAPLLVGFLGYPVLAWAGRRRAPDGRAVRAPARWLSATGLFAVIGTLTYVVSCFATGVQGASAFLAGRSLPWLVLQTFSAVALFSLIATVLVWWRTRRRVVGVDRVRLALLVLAGIVFIPWALSWGLYSL, encoded by the coding sequence ATGCAGAGTGCCCTGATCGGCCGCCTGGAGCGCATCGCGCCGACGGTCCGCAAGCCGTTCATCCGACGCGTGACGCTGGTCGCGTTCCTCGTCCTCGCCTGCGTCGCCGTGGGTTCGGGCCCCGCGAGCGCCGACGTCGCGCCGATTCGCGAGGACGTCGCGTTTCAGAGTCACGGGGTGACCTTGCGGGGCACGGTGTTCGTACCGCCTGCCGCGGCCGGCGCCAAGCGTCCCGGCATCGTGCTCGTGCACGGCGCGGGTCCCGGCCCACGGGACAAATACCTGCCCGAGGCGGAAGCCTTCGCGCGGGCGGGCATCGTCACGCTGGCCTTCGACAAGCGGACCGCGGGTTACTCCCTGATCGAGCGGGATTTCGGCCTGCTCGCCGATGACGTGCTCGCCGGTCTCGCGGTACTGCGTGCGCGCGCCGACGTGGACCCGGCGCGAACCGGGCTGTGGGCGCTCAGCGAGGGTGCATGGGTGGCGCCGCTGGCCGCGTCGCGGTCGCCGGATGTCGCGTTCCTGGTGACCATCGGCGGCTCCGCCTTCGATCCGCTGCGCACCCAGACCTGGAACCTCGGCAATCAACTACGCCACCAAGGGATTTCAGGTGGCCTCGCCGAGGCCATCGCCGGACCGGGCGCGCAGCTCATGGCGGATGCCGGGCTGTTCCCGGAGGCGGGATACGAGCCGGTCCCGGTGCTGGAGCGGTCACGGCTGCCGGTCCTGGCGCTGTGGGGCGTGCACGACACGGTGACCCCGCCGGCGGAGAGTGCGGCGGTCTTCCAGCAGGCGCTCGCGCGGGCGGGCAACCAGCACGCGACCATTCGCTTCGTACCGAAAGCGGGGCACACCGGGCATCGGAGCACCGACGGCTTCGACAAGGTCGGTGGGCAGATCTTCGACGGCAAACCACTCGGCGCGCTCGATCCGGGCTATACCGACGTGATGACTTCGTGGGTCTGGTCGGTCGCCCGCGGGGCCGCGCCGCTGTCCAGCGCCGAACCTGTTCCGCCGCAGGTGGATACGAGTCGCGAGCCGTCGTCCGGGGCCTGGTACGACACCGCGGTGGTGCGGTACGGCGCGTTGGCCCCGCTGTTGGTCGGCTTCCTCGGCTACCCGGTACTGGCCTGGGCCGGGCGACGCCGCGCGCCGGACGGTCGCGCCGTGCGTGCGCCGGCCCGTTGGTTGTCCGCGACCGGCTTGTTCGCGGTGATCGGCACGCTGACCTACGTCGTGTCGTGCTTCGCCACCGGTGTTCAGGGCGCGTCGGCATTTCTCGCGGGTCGCAGCCTGCCTTGGCTGGTGCTCCAAACCTTTTCGGCAGTAGCACTTTTCAGTCTGATCGCGACCGTGCTCGTCTGGTGGCGGACGCGACGCCGGGTGGTCGGCGTCGATCGGGTCCGGCTCGCGCTGCTGGTGCTCGCCGGAATCGTGTTCATCCCTTGGGCGCTGAGCTGGGGCTTGTACTCGCTGTGA
- a CDS encoding alpha/beta family hydrolase, protein MRIETSAGPAEIELDRPRKPTFLLLLTHGSGGGVDAKDLLAVRDRAVALGGAVARVVQPYRVAGRRAPGSAEKQDEAWLEIVAALRRKVKGVPLIQGGRSNGARVACRTAVAVSARGVLALSFPLHPPGKPEKTRRTELLAAAPVEVVVINGSSDPFGIPDPADAAEVRVLAGQPHSFRTGFDVIADTVTPWLRRWSE, encoded by the coding sequence GTGCGCATCGAGACGAGTGCCGGACCGGCCGAGATCGAGCTCGACCGGCCGCGCAAACCGACCTTCCTGCTGCTGCTCACGCACGGTTCCGGCGGTGGCGTCGACGCGAAGGACCTGCTGGCGGTGCGCGACCGTGCGGTCGCACTCGGCGGTGCCGTCGCCAGAGTGGTGCAGCCCTACCGGGTCGCCGGGCGCAGGGCGCCGGGATCCGCCGAGAAGCAGGACGAGGCGTGGCTCGAGATCGTCGCGGCGTTGCGCCGCAAGGTCAAGGGAGTGCCGCTCATCCAGGGCGGGCGCAGCAATGGTGCGCGGGTGGCGTGCCGGACGGCGGTCGCGGTCTCGGCGCGCGGTGTGCTCGCGCTGTCGTTTCCGCTGCATCCGCCGGGCAAGCCGGAGAAGACCCGGCGCACGGAGCTGTTGGCCGCCGCTCCCGTCGAGGTGGTGGTCATCAACGGGAGCAGCGATCCGTTCGGCATCCCGGACCCGGCCGATGCCGCGGAGGTCCGGGTGCTCGCGGGTCAACCGCATTCGTTCCGCACCGGATTCGATGTCATCGCCGACACGGTCACGCCGTGGCTGCGGCGGTGGAGCGAGTAG
- a CDS encoding acyl-CoA dehydrogenase produces MGHYKSNVRDLEFNLFEVLGLGSILDSGAYGDLDGDTVKEMLNEVRRLAEGPLADSFADADRNPPVFDPETHTIAIPESFKKSFRAMQEGGWEKLGLPEELGGLGVPRTVHWAISELILGANPAVYMYAAGPGFNTIFHNNGTDEQKKWAKIAIDRDWGATMVLTEPDAGSDVGAGRTKAIKQEDGSWHIEGVKRFITSADADDMFENTIHLVLARPEGAGPGTKGLSLFFVPKFHFDHETGELGDRNGAFVTGVEHKMGLKVSATCELTFGGHGIPAKGWLVGEVHNGIAQMFDVIENARMMVGTKAIATLSTGYLNARDYAKERVQGADLTQMTDKAAPRVTITHHPDVRRSLASQKAYAEGLRAIYLYTAAHQDADIAQQVSGADADVAFRVNDLLLPIVKGVGSERAYQYLTESLQTFGGSGFLQDYPIEQYIRDAKIDSLYEGTTAIQAQDFFFRKIARDRGVALAHVAGQVQKFIDSEAGNGRLKGERKLLATALEDVQAMAATLTGHLMGAQENPSELYKVGLGSVRFLLAVGDLLIGWQLLRQAEIAIQALDNGATGADESFYQGKVGVAQFFARNMLPELTATRAVLANLDNDIMELDEAAF; encoded by the coding sequence ATGGGTCACTACAAGAGCAACGTCCGCGACCTGGAGTTCAACCTCTTCGAGGTCCTCGGTCTCGGCTCCATCCTCGACAGCGGCGCCTACGGCGACCTGGACGGCGACACGGTCAAGGAGATGCTGAACGAGGTCCGCCGCCTGGCCGAAGGCCCGCTCGCGGACTCGTTCGCCGACGCCGACCGCAACCCGCCGGTGTTCGATCCGGAAACGCACACCATCGCGATCCCCGAGTCGTTCAAGAAGTCCTTCCGCGCGATGCAGGAAGGCGGCTGGGAGAAGCTCGGCCTGCCCGAGGAGCTCGGCGGACTCGGCGTCCCGCGCACCGTGCACTGGGCGATCAGCGAGCTGATCCTCGGCGCGAACCCGGCCGTGTACATGTACGCCGCGGGCCCCGGCTTCAACACCATCTTCCACAACAACGGCACCGACGAGCAGAAGAAGTGGGCCAAGATCGCGATCGATCGCGACTGGGGCGCCACCATGGTGCTCACCGAGCCCGACGCGGGCTCCGACGTCGGCGCCGGTCGCACCAAGGCGATCAAGCAGGAAGACGGCAGCTGGCACATCGAGGGTGTGAAGCGCTTCATCACCTCGGCCGACGCCGACGACATGTTCGAGAACACCATCCACCTGGTGCTGGCTCGTCCCGAGGGCGCGGGCCCGGGCACCAAGGGACTGTCGCTGTTCTTCGTACCGAAGTTCCACTTCGACCACGAGACCGGTGAACTCGGCGACCGCAACGGCGCCTTCGTCACCGGTGTCGAGCACAAGATGGGCCTGAAGGTCTCGGCCACCTGCGAGCTGACCTTCGGCGGCCACGGCATTCCGGCCAAGGGCTGGCTCGTCGGCGAGGTGCACAACGGCATCGCGCAGATGTTCGACGTGATCGAGAACGCGCGCATGATGGTGGGCACCAAGGCCATCGCGACCCTGTCGACCGGCTACCTGAACGCTCGCGACTACGCCAAGGAGCGCGTCCAGGGTGCCGACCTCACCCAGATGACCGACAAGGCCGCGCCCCGCGTGACCATCACCCACCACCCCGACGTGCGCCGCTCGCTGGCCAGCCAGAAGGCCTACGCCGAGGGCCTGCGCGCGATCTACCTCTACACCGCGGCGCACCAGGATGCCGATATCGCCCAGCAGGTTTCGGGTGCGGACGCCGATGTCGCGTTCCGCGTCAACGATCTGCTGCTGCCGATCGTCAAGGGTGTCGGTTCCGAGCGCGCCTACCAGTACCTGACCGAATCGCTGCAGACCTTCGGCGGCTCCGGCTTCCTGCAGGACTACCCGATCGAGCAGTACATCCGGGACGCCAAGATCGACTCGCTGTACGAGGGCACCACTGCCATCCAGGCGCAGGACTTCTTCTTCCGCAAGATCGCCCGGGACCGCGGCGTCGCGCTGGCGCACGTGGCCGGCCAGGTGCAGAAGTTCATCGACTCGGAGGCCGGCAACGGCCGGCTCAAGGGTGAGCGCAAGCTGCTCGCCACCGCGCTGGAGGACGTGCAGGCCATGGCCGCCACGCTCACCGGCCACCTGATGGGCGCCCAGGAGAACCCGTCCGAGCTGTACAAGGTCGGCCTCGGTTCGGTGCGCTTCCTGCTCGCCGTCGGCGACCTGCTGATCGGCTGGCAGCTGCTGCGTCAGGCCGAGATCGCCATCCAGGCGCTCGACAACGGCGCCACCGGTGCCGACGAGTCGTTCTACCAGGGCAAGGTGGGCGTCGCGCAGTTCTTCGCCCGCAACATGCTGCCGGAGCTGACGGCCACCCGCGCCGTGCTGGCCAACCTGGACAACGACATCATGGAGCTGGACGAAGCGGCGTTCTGA